Within Kutzneria chonburiensis, the genomic segment TGCCGGACGTGGCATCGTGGTGCTCGGGCTCGCGACGTACGCGATCAAGCTGACCGTCTCCGGCGGGGGCAGCTCCGGCAACCAGGGGGAGCAGGACGCCACCGCCAAGCTGCTCGGCCTACCCGCCGGGCCCGCGTTGGTGATCGCCGTCGCCGTGGTGGTCCTGATTTCCGCCGGCATCATCGCCTATCGCGGGGCGTCGCGGAAGTTCCTCGAGGACCTCGACCTGACCAGGCTGCCGTCCAAGACCGGCCGCGTCGTCGAGTTGCTCGGCGTCGTCGGCTACATCGCCAAGGGTGTTTCCTACGGCGTGATCGGCGTGCTCACCGCCATCGCCGCGATCACCGCCGACCCGTCCAAGACCGGCGGCCTGGACAAGGCGTTGCACACCATGGCCGGCCAGCCCTTCGGCGTCGTGCTGCTGATCGCCGTCGCCCTCGGCTTTGCCGCTTTCGGCCTCTACTGCTTCGGCGACGCCCGCTGCCGCCGAATGTGAGCCTCTTTACGCCACGTTGTCGTGCCGGATCTCGTCGGCCGGCACCGAGACGCAGTCACAGCCGCCGTCCACCGCGCTGCAGTCCACGATCGCCAGGTGGCGCGTCTCCTCGTGGCTCTCGCACAGCAGTTCCGTGCACTCGACGAACTCGGTGGTGTGCACGATCAGCGTGCCGTGGCAGTGGTCCAGACCCCGAGTGCAGTTGACGCACTCCATTGTTGTGCCCTCCGTGCGATTGACCCTCACGGCCTTTCTTGCTACCACCGCGAGGCCGCAGAGTCTCGCACAACCGCCCGGCGTGTCGTCCCCGGGGCCGGTCGGTGCTCGATGGTGAGGCGGTGTATGGCGGTGGGTGGGTGGGGCATCCGACGCGCCCGCCGCGTGGGGCCGGATCGAGCAGCCCCCGAATCAATCCAACCAGACCGCCCTGACAACCTCGGCCGAGCGGATCCCGGTTGATCTTGAACGAAGAGCCCCTCCCAGGTTCGCCGAGTAGGCTCGATTCGGGGCTGCTCATTCCAGCCCGGCTCGCCGAGCAGCCCGGAGGAAGCTGGTGGACCCGAGCTCGTACGTTCCGCCGGGGCTTCTCACCCCGGCCGACGGTCGGAAGTGGGCGGAAAGGCACTGGTTGAACGTGCCGGGCCCGTTCTACACCGGGCAGACCGACAACTGTTGGTGCGCTCGACTGCACGCCCCACGTCACGTGCTCTACGGCGGCGACTTCTACAACGAGTTCGTCTACCGGCAGCCCCGGACTCGTGACGAGGTCGCCAGCCTGGTGACGGCGGCGGAGCAGGACCCCTTCGACGGCTACGCCTGCGATGGGGACGAGCGCTGGACGCCGGAGGCCGTCGCCGGCTGATTCGCCACATGCGCTTCCTATGTGGCACCAGGGCGCAAGTGGGAAGCGCATGTGGCGAATCCGGGGTGAGCCCGGAACCTACCGTCAAGCGCTGCGGGTGGGGCGGCGTTTGGCGGGCGGCTTCTTCTCGACGGCAGCGGGTTTCTTGGCGGCGGGCTTGCGCGACGACGAAGGGCGGCTGGCGGCCTTGACGCTGGCCTGCAAGGCACTGATGAGGTCGACGACCTCGGCGGTCTGCTCGACGCCGGGCGGGGTGGTGACCTCCTCGCCCTCGATCTTGGCGTCGATCAGGTTCTCCAACGCCTGCCGGTAGCTGTCCTGGTAGCGGTCGGGCTCGAAGACGGGCTCGGCCAACGAGTCGATGAGCTGACCGGCCATGGTCAGCTCCTGCTCCCGCACCTGCGGCGAATCCTGTTGCAGGAAGGCGAAATCGGGCGTACGGACCTCGTCGGGCCACAGCATGGTTGACATGGTGAGCACGTCGTTGTGCACCCGCAGCACGGCAAGGACCTCGCGCTGGCGCAGGGCGACCTTGGCGATGGCGACGTGCCCGGACTTGTGCAGGGCGTCGCGCAGCAGCACGTAAGGCTTGACGGCGGACTTCTGCGGCTCGAGGTAGTAGGCCTTGTCGAAGAACAGCGGATCGATGGCGGCCAGCGGCACGAACTCGAGCACGTCGATGGTCTTCTGGGTGGGCAGCGGCAGGCTGGACAGCTCGGTGTCGGTGAGCACGACCATGCGCCCGTCCTCGAGCTCGTACCCCTTGGCGATCTCGGCGTACGGCACCTCGGCGTCCTCGACCGAACACCAGCGCTTGTACTGGATCCGCCCGCCGTCGGCCTCGTGCACCTGCCGCAGCTGGACGCCCTTGTTCTCGGTCGCCGCGTACAGGTTGATCGGGATGGCGACCAGTCCGAAGGCCACCGTCCCCTTCCACATCGCCCGCATGGTGCACACCCTCCGGCCGCTGACCAGGGCTGACGACCTGTTCTCCATGGTGAGCGAGATCGGGGCGATGCGCCAGGTGTGACGGTTTGGCGACACCGCGGGCGGGCACCCGAAAGCATGGCCATCGCTACGGTGAACCCGACGACGGGACGCACGGAACGCTCCTTCGAGCCGCACACCGACGCCGAGGTCGAGCGCCGGATCGCGAACGCGCGTGCGGGCTTCGACGAGCTCCGCCGGACGAGTTTCGCGCAACGCGCGACGTGGCTGCGGCGGGCGGCGGAACTGCTGGACAACGAGGCGTCCGAGATCGCCGAGACGATGACCACGGAGATGGGCAAGACGCTGGTCGCGGCCAAGGCCGAGGCGAACAAGTGTGCGACCGGGATGCGGTTCTACGCCGAGCACGCCGAGGATTTCCTGGCCGACGTGCCGGCCGACGCCGAGGCGGTGAACGCCAGGAGCGCCTACGTGACGTATCAGCCGCTGGGCGTGGTGCTGGCGGTCATGCCCTGGAACTTTCCGCTGTGGCAGGTGGTCCGATTCGCCGCGCCGGCGCTGATGGCCGGCAACGCCGGCCTGCTCAAGCACGCCTCCAACGTCCCGCAAACCGCCCTCTACCTGGGCGAACTGTTCGTGCGGGCCGGTTTCCCCGAGGGTGCGTTCCAGACGCTGCTGGTCGGCTCGGACAAGGTCGCCGACATCATCGCTGACGACCGCGTGCAGGCGGCGACGCTCACCGGCAGTGAAGGGGCCGGTCGGTCGCTGGCCGCCGAGGCGGGCAAGCACCTGAAGAAAACCGTGCTGGAGCTGGGCGGATCCGATCCGTACGTGGTGATGCCGAGCGCCGACCTGGCCCGCGCCGCCGAGGTCGCGGCGACGGCCCGCTGCCAGAACAACGGTCAGAGCTGCATCGCGGCGAAGCGCTTCATCGTGCACACCGACGCCTACGACGAGTTCACCGAGCACTTCGTGAAGGCGATGTCGCAGCTGACGCTCGGCGACCCGATGCGGGAGTCCACCGACGTGGGCCCGCTGGCGACCGAGCAGGGCCGCCAGGACGTCGCCGAGCTGGTGGCTGACGCGGTCGAAGGCGGCGCGCAGGTGCTGGTCGGCGGCGAAGTGCCGGAGCGGGACGGCTGGTGGTACCCGCCGACCGTGATCGCCGGCGTCACCGAGAAGATGCGGATGTTCAAGGAAGAAGTGTTCGGGCCGGTGGCGGCACTGTACCGAGTGGACAGTTACGACGAAGCGGTCGCGCTGGCCAATGCGACCAGCTTCGGTCTTGGCGCCAACGCCTGGACGTCCGACGACGGCGAGCGCGACCGCTTCGTCCGCGATCTCGATGCGGGCCTGGTGTTCATCAACGGCATGGTGGCCTCGTACCCGCACCTGCCCTTCGGCGGCGTGAAGAACTCCGGCTACGGCCGCGAGCTCTCCGCCGTGGGCATCAAGGAGTTCTGCAACGCCAAGGCGGTCTGGATCAACTAGCGAATACCTGGAACTCCGAGACCTGTCCGGCCGGCCAGCCGGTGTTGGCGGTGAACGTCAGCCGCAGGTACCGGCGGCTGCCGGCCGGCACCGGGATGGTGACGGTGTTGCCGGTGTTGGGATCGAACGTGTAGCCGGTCGACCCGACGAGCGTGGTGAAGGTGCTGCCGTCGACCGACCCGGACACGGACAACGTCTGGGTACGGGCGCCCCAGGCGGCTACCGGCGGCAGCGTGAGCACGATCCGGCTGACCGGGGTCGAGCCGCCGAGGTCGACCTGAAGCCATTGCGGGAACGCATTGTTAGCGCTTTCCCAGTACGTGCCGGAGTTGCCGTCCACGGCGTTGCCGGACCCGTAGACCTGGGTGTGGCTGGATTCGGCGGTCGGCCGGTTCAACGCCAGGTTGGTGTTGCCGCCGGGATCCGTGGTCACGGAGGCGGCCGCCGAGGCAGGGGAGGAGTTTCCGGCGGCATCCTGTGCGGTCACGGTGAAGCTGTACGCGGTCGACGGCGTCAAACCGTTGGCGGTGAAGGAGGTCGACGCCGTGGTGCCGACCTGGGAGCCGTTGGCGAAGATCCGGTAACCGGTGACGCCGACGTTGTCGGTGGACGCGGTCCAGGCCAGGCCCGCCGAAGTTGCCGTGTGCGCGGTGACGTGGAGTCCACTTGGGACGGACGGTGCCTGGGTGTCGCCACCGCCGCCCAGCACCGGTGGTGTCGGACGTGTTGGTGTCACAGCGATCTGACCCTTGAGCATGCGGCCGCCGTCGGCGGTGAGCCGCAGGTAGTAGTCGGACGAGCAGGGGGTGCCGTCCTCGTCCAGTGCCAGCATGCCGGAGTTGACCGGCAGCATCGCCGAGGTCTCGGCCGACTTGGCGATCTGGTTGCCCTCGCCGTACTCGTCGAACATGGAGATGTAGATGCCTTGCGCCCCAACACGAACCATGTTGTAGAACTGCCGCCACATGAAGTCGCCGTGGGCCCGCTGCCGGGCGTGCACCTCGCCGGGCAGCACGCAGGGCTGGTAGTCGATGCCATGGCTGTTGCAGTCGGCCTGGTCGCCGATGTTGATCGTGTTGTAGATGTTGTCGGATCCTCCCGCGTCGCTGATCGCGCCGACCATCCACGGCGAGAGCATGTTGAACGCGTGGTAGGTGTCGATGAACCCGGTGCGGGTGCCGGCCCCGCCGACCCGCCATTCCCTCGGCACGCCACCGATCACGTAGCAGCCCTGGCCCTTGAACCAGTTGATCACGTCCAGGCAGGTGCCGGCGTCCCACGGGTGGTTGCCGTCGCTGAAGCCGAAGCCCCAGATGCAGACCACCGGTTTGCCGTTCTGCCGCGCGTACATCGGCGATGCCGTGTGCGCGGACATCTTGGTCGTCCAGTCGGCCTTGATCTCCGGCTGCATGGTGGTCCAGCCGGAGACGTCGTACATGATGTAGAACTTCACGCCGTACTTCTCGGCCGACGACCGCACCCGCGCGGCCACGGCGTCGCGGGTTGCGCCCTCGCCGCCGTTGGGGTTGAAGCGTTGCAGGGCCGCGGTGTCGCAGCCGTACTGGTGCATCCACGAGAAATGCGTGTCGACGGCCTGCTGGTCGTAGGAGGAGAACAGCGTCGCCGGCTGGCCGTTGCCGAGATTCCCGTACGCCGTCGGGTAGCCGCGGCTGTACTCGCGCATGTCCGGCCAGACGTTGATCCAGTTGTTGGTCGGCGACGGCGGCTGGCCCCAGTCGTTGCTCCAGTGCCACCAGGCGTTGATCGGCGCGCCGTCGCCGACACAGGCGAACCAGCCCTGGTAGCCGACGGTGATCTTGCCGACGACGTCGCCCGGCGGGCTGGCGGCGTACGCCGTTGCGGTGCCGAGTGGCAAGGCGGTCAAGGCTGTCGCGGCCGCGGTCGTGCCTAAGAACCTCCGGCGGGAGATTTCCACGCGTAGTTCCTCTCGTCCGTCATTGCACGAGATGGGCAGGGACCTCAAACAGTAGGCAGCACGACAACGGAGAGCAAGATAAGCACCAGTTTTCGCAAATTTGCAACGATCAAGCGCAAATGGCCCGCAGCGGTGGATTCAATGTTTCCACAATGGTCGTGACGGCCCCGGCTGACACGATCCGTGCATCGCTTACCTGGGGGCTGGGCTGTGACGCGGACACGTAGGTTGAGCTGGGTGGCGCTGACCATGGCATCGACCGTGACGGCGGGGGTGGCGGTGCCGGCGGCGGTGATGCTCTCGCGACGGGAGCCGGCCGTGACCGTCGTGCCGGTCGAGATCGAGACGGCCACGGTCGTCAACCGGGACACCGGGATCGGGCTCGGCTACCGGCCCGACATCAAGCGCTGGGTCTTCGGTTCCTAGGATCTGCGGTGTGATCGAGACCGTCGCGCTGGTGCATGTCCGGGACTCGCGGGTGCTGTTGGTGCGCACCCACGGGCGCAAGGCGTTCTACCTGCCCGGCGGCAAGTACGAGCCAGGGGAGACCGACCAGGCCGCGCTGACCCGGGAAGTGCTGGAGGAGACCGGCTGCACGCTGCTCTCCTCGTGGCCGTACGGCGTCTTCGAGGGCGACGCGCACGGGCAGGGCCCGGGCACGCAGGTGCGGATCACCTGCTATTTCGGGGAAGTCGCCGGCGAGCCCACGGCCAGCTCGGAGATCGCCGAGTGCGGGTACCACACCTATGAGCAGTACTCGGCCATGCCGGAGACGGCGCCGGTCGTCCACGCCATCGTGGACGACCTGCACCGACTCGGGCTGGTCTAGGCCTGTAGGGCGATGCCGGCTTCGCCGGTGTGCACCTGGAAGGTCAGCGACTCCTGGAAGTACAGCTCGATGCTCTCGGCGTCGTGCGACAGGTAGCCGATCGACAGGTCCTGCCCGAGATGCAGCTCGTAGTCGCCGCCACGGGCCGACAGCAGGAAAGCGCCGTCGATGGCCGGGGCCCAGATGATGTCGCCGCCCTTGATCACCCGCGACAGGTGCTCGCGGATCGGGTAACCGTGGTCGGTCGTCTCCTCCACCGCCGTGTAGGCGTCGGCCGACAGCAGCAGTGTGTACGGCCCGTCGACGCCGGCCAGCCGCAGCGCGCTCAGTGCCTGCGCGACGATGTTCGGGTACTCGCGGACGTCCTGCGGCAGCGTCAGGGCGTCGTTCGTGGTCGCGGCCCGCACACCGGCGATGTCGGCGCCGCGCAGGCCGTCGAAGATCGCCCGGTCCTCGACGAAGGCGATGCGCTTGGCCGCTTCCTTCACCGGATCCCAGTCGGCGTCCTTGGCCCCGCGCTCCACGTCGTCGACGGCGCGGCGGGACACCGTGAACGGCACCCGGATCTCCACGATCGGCTGCACCTCGCGGCTGCGCACCAGCACGCCGTCGGCGTCGGAGAGAGCCTTGAGGTGGCCGGTGCCGACCGCGGACAGCGTCTCGCCGGCCGGGCCGGTCAGGTCGACGACCCGGCGGCCGGCGACGTGGCGGGTGAAGGTGCGGCGGGCCTCCTCCTCGATGTCGGCCCACGCCGCCTCGGAGATCGGCGCGAGTTCCCGGTGCAGGTTGTTCATGGGGTCCCTTTCAGGCTGCCGACACGCAACGAGAACGTCACCGGTTCCGCGGTCTGGTCGGTTTCGGTCACGTCGGGTTCCGGCGGGTTCTCCAGG encodes:
- a CDS encoding DUF1206 domain-containing protein; translation: MGRATQEAKQAETSRPVQIIGRLGMGGYGVVHLMVAWLAAQIAFGGGGEADQKGAVSTIAAQPFGEVLLWILAVLLVGFGLWQLLAAAVGYRWMQDEKKRLRRRLGVAGRGIVVLGLATYAIKLTVSGGGSSGNQGEQDATAKLLGLPAGPALVIAVAVVVLISAGIIAYRGASRKFLEDLDLTRLPSKTGRVVELLGVVGYIAKGVSYGVIGVLTAIAAITADPSKTGGLDKALHTMAGQPFGVVLLIAVALGFAAFGLYCFGDARCRRM
- a CDS encoding Ku protein; this encodes MRAMWKGTVAFGLVAIPINLYAATENKGVQLRQVHEADGGRIQYKRWCSVEDAEVPYAEIAKGYELEDGRMVVLTDTELSSLPLPTQKTIDVLEFVPLAAIDPLFFDKAYYLEPQKSAVKPYVLLRDALHKSGHVAIAKVALRQREVLAVLRVHNDVLTMSTMLWPDEVRTPDFAFLQQDSPQVREQELTMAGQLIDSLAEPVFEPDRYQDSYRQALENLIDAKIEGEEVTTPPGVEQTAEVVDLISALQASVKAASRPSSSRKPAAKKPAAVEKKPPAKRRPTRSA
- a CDS encoding NADP-dependent succinic semialdehyde dehydrogenase; this translates as MAIATVNPTTGRTERSFEPHTDAEVERRIANARAGFDELRRTSFAQRATWLRRAAELLDNEASEIAETMTTEMGKTLVAAKAEANKCATGMRFYAEHAEDFLADVPADAEAVNARSAYVTYQPLGVVLAVMPWNFPLWQVVRFAAPALMAGNAGLLKHASNVPQTALYLGELFVRAGFPEGAFQTLLVGSDKVADIIADDRVQAATLTGSEGAGRSLAAEAGKHLKKTVLELGGSDPYVVMPSADLARAAEVAATARCQNNGQSCIAAKRFIVHTDAYDEFTEHFVKAMSQLTLGDPMRESTDVGPLATEQGRQDVAELVADAVEGGAQVLVGGEVPERDGWWYPPTVIAGVTEKMRMFKEEVFGPVAALYRVDSYDEAVALANATSFGLGANAWTSDDGERDRFVRDLDAGLVFINGMVASYPHLPFGGVKNSGYGRELSAVGIKEFCNAKAVWIN
- a CDS encoding NUDIX hydrolase, producing MIETVALVHVRDSRVLLVRTHGRKAFYLPGGKYEPGETDQAALTREVLEETGCTLLSSWPYGVFEGDAHGQGPGTQVRITCYFGEVAGEPTASSEIAECGYHTYEQYSAMPETAPVVHAIVDDLHRLGLV
- a CDS encoding discoidin domain-containing protein gives rise to the protein MPLGTATAYAASPPGDVVGKITVGYQGWFACVGDGAPINAWWHWSNDWGQPPSPTNNWINVWPDMREYSRGYPTAYGNLGNGQPATLFSSYDQQAVDTHFSWMHQYGCDTAALQRFNPNGGEGATRDAVAARVRSSAEKYGVKFYIMYDVSGWTTMQPEIKADWTTKMSAHTASPMYARQNGKPVVCIWGFGFSDGNHPWDAGTCLDVINWFKGQGCYVIGGVPREWRVGGAGTRTGFIDTYHAFNMLSPWMVGAISDAGGSDNIYNTINIGDQADCNSHGIDYQPCVLPGEVHARQRAHGDFMWRQFYNMVRVGAQGIYISMFDEYGEGNQIAKSAETSAMLPVNSGMLALDEDGTPCSSDYYLRLTADGGRMLKGQIAVTPTRPTPPVLGGGGDTQAPSVPSGLHVTAHTATSAGLAWTASTDNVGVTGYRIFANGSQVGTTASTSFTANGLTPSTAYSFTVTAQDAAGNSSPASAAASVTTDPGGNTNLALNRPTAESSHTQVYGSGNAVDGNSGTYWESANNAFPQWLQVDLGGSTPVSRIVLTLPPVAAWGARTQTLSVSGSVDGSTFTTLVGSTGYTFDPNTGNTVTIPVPAGSRRYLRLTFTANTGWPAGQVSEFQVFAS
- a CDS encoding family 1 encapsulin nanocompartment shell protein, encoding MNNLHRELAPISEAAWADIEEEARRTFTRHVAGRRVVDLTGPAGETLSAVGTGHLKALSDADGVLVRSREVQPIVEIRVPFTVSRRAVDDVERGAKDADWDPVKEAAKRIAFVEDRAIFDGLRGADIAGVRAATTNDALTLPQDVREYPNIVAQALSALRLAGVDGPYTLLLSADAYTAVEETTDHGYPIREHLSRVIKGGDIIWAPAIDGAFLLSARGGDYELHLGQDLSIGYLSHDAESIELYFQESLTFQVHTGEAGIALQA